A stretch of the Streptomyces sp. NBC_00654 genome encodes the following:
- a CDS encoding endo-1,4-beta-xylanase, with translation MNLGGGTWQRLTAVVLVMAVAAGCTGQSEGPEGGNDTDLLRNHDWTQMPGTTARNDVLRVSASDRHIVEQDSSGGQPNPPLNLAGPHLRSDGDFTVTARMSGVGDDAGDSWLRLYGRVPVIYDEWRQELPSLRVGVTADGQVKVQIWDGEGDEPATSKVFDCGCSGTVRLAVSSIGDTFRVKADGRRLGTVQDPGVFAEGTVWFGLEADAGEDERREGWRLTQLIARAESGDSLRVVNAPQLRQEQSDDSLRARAADVGRPFDVGAALAENPLLTDSRYRALAGSQFSMLTPENAFKPQFLHPRRGVYDFRDADLLVRFARANDMKVHAHTLVWHEALPNWMRENDDPGEVRRTMLRHIAVVAGHFKGKVAEWDVVNEPMSDDEKSYTNGDLGLRSEQSPWFEAMGEKYIDEAFRAAHRADPKARLFVNEYGVEEEGERWDALYDLVKRLKERGVPIDGVGFQNHEYAPGDRIAPETFRSHVRDLAELGVQARVSEMDVPIGEDEEDGQEIQADEMVGKLRVCLEEPNCTSFSTWGFTDRYGSTADTKIYPPRTADSLPWDAALRPKLAYERLIEAFDEA, from the coding sequence GTGAACCTTGGCGGGGGGACGTGGCAGCGGCTTACCGCCGTGGTGCTCGTCATGGCGGTGGCGGCCGGGTGTACGGGGCAGAGCGAAGGGCCGGAGGGCGGGAACGACACAGACCTGCTGCGGAACCATGACTGGACGCAGATGCCGGGCACCACTGCGCGGAACGACGTCCTGCGGGTCAGCGCATCGGATCGGCACATCGTGGAGCAGGACTCCTCCGGTGGCCAGCCCAATCCCCCGCTGAACCTGGCCGGCCCGCATCTGAGGTCCGATGGCGACTTCACCGTCACCGCGCGCATGTCCGGTGTGGGTGACGACGCCGGCGACTCATGGCTGCGGCTGTACGGACGGGTACCGGTCATCTACGACGAGTGGCGGCAGGAGCTGCCCTCACTCCGCGTCGGCGTGACCGCCGACGGACAAGTGAAGGTACAGATATGGGACGGCGAGGGCGACGAGCCTGCCACCTCCAAGGTTTTCGACTGCGGCTGCTCCGGGACGGTGAGGCTCGCCGTATCGAGCATCGGTGACACCTTCCGCGTGAAAGCCGACGGGCGGCGGCTGGGAACCGTGCAGGACCCGGGGGTGTTCGCCGAGGGCACTGTCTGGTTCGGCCTGGAGGCGGACGCGGGCGAAGACGAGCGCCGCGAGGGATGGCGTCTGACGCAACTGATCGCGCGGGCCGAGAGCGGTGACTCGCTACGCGTGGTCAACGCGCCGCAGCTGCGCCAGGAGCAGTCCGACGACTCGCTGCGTGCGCGGGCCGCAGACGTGGGGCGGCCGTTCGACGTCGGCGCCGCCCTGGCCGAGAACCCGCTGCTCACCGACTCCCGCTACCGGGCGCTCGCGGGGAGCCAGTTCTCCATGCTCACTCCGGAGAACGCGTTCAAGCCACAGTTCCTCCACCCGCGCCGGGGCGTCTATGACTTCCGCGACGCGGACCTACTCGTACGCTTCGCCCGCGCAAACGACATGAAGGTGCATGCGCACACTCTCGTCTGGCACGAGGCTCTGCCCAACTGGATGCGGGAGAACGACGATCCCGGGGAGGTGCGCCGGACCATGCTCCGGCACATCGCCGTGGTCGCCGGTCACTTCAAGGGGAAGGTTGCGGAATGGGACGTGGTCAATGAGCCCATGTCCGACGACGAGAAAAGCTACACCAACGGGGATCTCGGTCTGCGCTCCGAGCAGAGCCCGTGGTTCGAGGCCATGGGCGAGAAGTACATCGACGAGGCTTTCAGGGCCGCCCACCGGGCCGATCCGAAGGCACGGCTGTTCGTCAACGAGTACGGGGTCGAGGAGGAAGGCGAGCGGTGGGACGCCCTTTACGATCTGGTCAAGCGGCTCAAGGAACGCGGCGTACCGATCGACGGCGTAGGTTTCCAGAACCATGAGTACGCACCCGGCGACCGCATCGCCCCGGAGACCTTCCGCAGCCATGTGCGGGATCTGGCGGAGCTCGGGGTCCAGGCGCGGGTGTCGGAGATGGACGTCCCCATAGGCGAGGATGAGGAGGACGGGCAGGAGATCCAGGCTGACGAGATGGTGGGCAAGCTGCGGGTCTGCCTGGAGGAGCCGAACTGCACATCGTTCTCCACATGGGGATTCACCGACCGGTACGGTTCCACCGCCGACACCAAGATCTATCCCCCGCGCACGGCCGATTCTCTGCCGTGGGACGCGGCCCTGCGGCCGAAGCTGGCGTACGAGCGCCTGATCGAGGCCTTTGACGAGGCGTGA
- a CDS encoding APH(3')-V family aminoglycoside O-phosphotransferase produces MENPLRHKYPHHEWTPVTEGDSGAFVFRLTGQQSDLYAKIAPRAPEHPAFDLAGEADRLEWLARHGIPVPRIAERGGNDAFVWTVTEAVPGVSAAEEWPEHQRFAVVEAMARLTRALHELPADRCPFDRSLSVAIAEARRNLREGLVDLDDVGKERKGWSGAQLLAELDRTQPETEDVVVCHGDLCPNNVLLDPVTCEVTGVIDVGRLGLADRHADLALTARELAIDEDPWFGPKYTEQFLGLYDDPGIDKDKMAFYRLLDEFF; encoded by the coding sequence ATGGAGAACCCCTTGCGCCACAAGTACCCCCATCATGAGTGGACCCCTGTGACCGAAGGGGACTCGGGTGCCTTCGTCTTCCGCCTCACCGGACAGCAGAGCGACCTGTACGCGAAGATCGCGCCGCGCGCCCCGGAACACCCGGCTTTCGACCTGGCCGGCGAAGCTGATCGGCTCGAATGGCTGGCCCGTCACGGCATTCCGGTACCCCGCATCGCCGAGCGTGGCGGCAACGATGCCTTCGTTTGGACTGTCACCGAGGCTGTACCCGGTGTCTCGGCTGCCGAGGAGTGGCCAGAGCACCAACGCTTCGCCGTTGTCGAGGCCATGGCACGCCTCACCCGCGCTCTGCACGAACTGCCCGCGGACAGGTGCCCCTTCGACCGTTCGCTGTCCGTGGCGATTGCCGAGGCCCGTCGCAATCTGCGTGAGGGGCTCGTGGACCTCGATGACGTGGGCAAGGAGCGCAAAGGCTGGTCCGGTGCGCAACTCCTGGCCGAACTCGACCGCACTCAGCCGGAGACAGAGGACGTGGTCGTCTGCCACGGGGACCTCTGCCCGAACAACGTCCTGCTCGATCCCGTGACGTGCGAGGTCACCGGAGTGATCGACGTGGGCCGCCTCGGCCTCGCTGACCGCCACGCCGACCTCGCCCTGACCGCCCGTGAGCTGGCGATCGACGAGGACCCCTGGTTCGGCCCCAAGTACACCGAGCAGTTCCTCGGGCTGTACGACGACCCCGGCATCGACAAGGACAAAATGGCCTTCTACCGGTTGCTCGACGAGTTCTTCTAA
- a CDS encoding transposase → MTPPHAKAWAPRGRTPAVRVRGRSRRRISIAAPTCCRPGHRSRLIHRPRRDDGRRDGRGSFSWRDYRDLLIAAHQQLGGTIVLIRDNLDVHKAAGLRELAASRDRLTIYCLPPYAPDPNRVEGIRSLLRRGWLSNVAFSTPEHLVQTVRRDLRHIQYRSHLIDGCLTETGLTIRPT, encoded by the coding sequence ATGACGCCGCCGCACGCGAAGGCATGGGCCCCACGCGGCCGGACCCCGGCGGTCCGAGTCCGCGGACGTTCCCGCAGACGCATATCCATCGCCGCTCCGACCTGCTGCAGACCCGGACACCGGTCAAGGCTGATCCACCGGCCCCGCCGCGACGACGGCCGGCGTGACGGGCGCGGGAGCTTCTCCTGGCGCGACTACCGCGACCTGCTCATCGCCGCCCACCAGCAGCTCGGCGGCACGATCGTGCTCATCCGGGACAACCTCGACGTCCACAAGGCCGCCGGACTGCGGGAGCTCGCCGCATCCCGGGACCGGCTGACCATCTACTGCCTGCCGCCCTACGCACCCGACCCCAACCGCGTCGAAGGCATCCGGTCACTCCTACGGCGCGGATGGCTCTCCAACGTCGCCTTCAGCACCCCCGAACACCTCGTCCAGACCGTCCGGCGCGACCTGCGGCACATTCAGTACCGCAGCCACCTCATAGACGGCTGCCTCACCGAGACCGGCCTGACCATCCGACCCACCTGA